One Bacteroidetes Order II. bacterium genomic region harbors:
- a CDS encoding SDR family NAD(P)-dependent oxidoreductase — protein sequence MTHQNERHCLITGGAGFIGSHLAEALLKEGCAVTVVDNLATGRQANLAKALSHPNFRFVKLDVANRELMAPLVAQSTEVYHLASYVGVRLAAYPSSSHILNNLRAIDNILDLVTHYRTKFQLSSTSEVYGKAMDVRSGHIENLKEDADRIYGSTNIHRWSYSGIKAIEEFLTLAKYHEEGIYAVIVRLFNVVGPRQIGQNGMVIPRFIQQALQGEAITVYGDGAQQRCFSYIGDVVRCMIDLMKTPGASGEIFNIGNDIPVSILELAHKIKELTGSRSEIVFVPIEKAFGTSFEDVLLRVPNVDKLSKQLGYHPTTGLDRILMELIEEAQKTIYPYSVRH from the coding sequence ATGACTCATCAAAACGAACGGCATTGCCTGATAACAGGCGGAGCGGGCTTTATCGGTTCGCACCTCGCCGAGGCCCTGCTTAAAGAAGGCTGTGCTGTTACCGTTGTGGACAACTTGGCAACGGGGCGTCAGGCCAATTTGGCAAAAGCACTTTCTCATCCCAATTTTCGGTTTGTAAAATTAGATGTTGCGAATCGTGAATTAATGGCACCTTTGGTTGCCCAAAGTACCGAGGTCTATCATCTGGCCTCGTATGTTGGGGTGCGTCTGGCAGCATATCCTTCCAGCTCTCATATTCTCAATAACTTACGCGCGATAGACAATATACTGGATCTGGTCACCCATTACCGCACCAAGTTTCAACTTAGTTCTACCTCGGAGGTGTATGGAAAGGCAATGGATGTGCGAAGTGGCCACATTGAAAACCTGAAAGAAGACGCCGATCGAATCTATGGCTCCACTAACATACACCGCTGGTCTTATTCGGGCATAAAAGCCATAGAAGAATTCCTAACACTTGCCAAATACCATGAAGAAGGGATATATGCGGTTATTGTAAGGCTGTTCAATGTGGTTGGCCCACGTCAAATTGGACAAAATGGCATGGTCATTCCCCGCTTTATTCAGCAGGCCCTACAAGGAGAAGCTATCACGGTCTATGGGGATGGCGCTCAGCAGCGGTGTTTTTCGTATATCGGAGATGTTGTCAGGTGCATGATAGACCTGATGAAAACGCCCGGAGCATCTGGCGAAATATTTAATATTGGTAACGATATTCCCGTCAGTATATTGGAATTGGCGCATAAAATTAAAGAATTAACAGGCAGTCGTTCAGAGATTGTCTTTGTGCCGATCGAAAAGGCGTTTGGTACTTCGTTTGAAGACGTGTTGCTTCGGGTTCCAAACGTAGATAAACTCAGTAAACAATTAGGTTATCATCCTACAACAGGATTAGACCGAATTTTAATGGAACTTATCGAAGAAGCCCAGAAGACCATCTATCCATATAGCGTAAGACATTGA